A region from the Algoriphagus machipongonensis genome encodes:
- a CDS encoding DUF4221 family protein, which translates to MKKSSLLALSVLFGTLLFSCSEKSPESNVIDPYQELRFEVYDSVMVDVLENVVLLDYQEDLDQYLVKEQRGSKVLLVDGKGEMIKEVELVGEGPNQIQFFLEGRFLGKDRFIFKEMSATMDFHVYDRSFQKLEKIQGPAEGFGAGIFINFFRQTFTPWTEWDEVFILGEEVNTYNPGEMDPDKIGGGFYNRVKTGFYYDSNQDTVSYFSLYPEAWAPRSTNRWIGQSFPYLSFDVESKRAAILPPIGNQLFLYDFDGNSLINETAVALSHPDRDQEIPDPERDSRLYPSFSDVKSFGEYQLAMFYTAIPEDVIIEFQSKGEGYTQNPANQKDLVAYRKPRFIIVKGDQQVGILNELPVAGSVNLGLSDGTLIIKAADGAVERDYNLFYKIRMVE; encoded by the coding sequence ATGAAAAAATCCTCACTTCTTGCTCTCAGTGTACTTTTTGGAACACTGCTTTTTTCCTGTTCAGAAAAATCACCAGAATCAAATGTGATAGATCCCTATCAAGAACTACGATTTGAAGTCTACGATTCTGTTATGGTGGATGTGCTGGAAAACGTTGTTCTATTGGATTATCAAGAGGATCTTGATCAGTATTTGGTGAAAGAACAGCGAGGAAGCAAAGTCCTCCTGGTTGATGGAAAGGGGGAAATGATCAAAGAAGTGGAACTGGTAGGAGAAGGACCAAATCAGATTCAGTTTTTTCTAGAGGGAAGATTTTTGGGAAAGGACCGCTTTATTTTTAAAGAAATGTCAGCGACTATGGATTTCCATGTTTATGACAGGAGTTTTCAGAAGTTGGAAAAGATACAGGGCCCAGCTGAAGGTTTTGGGGCTGGTATATTCATCAACTTTTTCCGTCAGACATTTACTCCATGGACAGAGTGGGATGAAGTTTTTATATTGGGTGAAGAGGTAAACACGTATAATCCGGGTGAAATGGATCCCGACAAAATCGGAGGAGGATTTTACAATCGAGTAAAAACAGGTTTTTATTATGACTCTAATCAGGATACTGTCAGCTATTTCAGTCTGTATCCGGAGGCTTGGGCTCCCCGCAGCACAAATCGATGGATAGGGCAGAGTTTCCCTTATTTGTCTTTCGATGTAGAAAGTAAAAGAGCTGCAATATTACCTCCAATCGGAAACCAACTCTTCTTATATGATTTTGATGGAAACTCTCTAATCAATGAAACGGCTGTTGCCTTATCACATCCTGACCGTGATCAGGAAATACCGGATCCTGAACGCGATAGCCGTCTTTATCCATCATTTAGCGATGTGAAGAGTTTTGGGGAATATCAATTGGCCATGTTTTATACCGCTATCCCTGAGGATGTAATAATAGAATTTCAATCAAAAGGGGAAGGTTACACCCAAAATCCTGCAAATCAAAAGGATTTGGTAGCCTATAGAAAACCTCGCTTCATAATAGTCAAAGGAGATCAGCAAGTCGGAATCCTCAATGAGCTTCCTGTAGCAGGATCAGTCAACTTGGGATTGTCTGACGGAACTTTAATTATAAAAGCTGCAGACGGAGCAGTAGAGCGGGATTATAATCTGTTTTATAAAATCAGAATGGTGGAGTAA
- a CDS encoding efflux RND transporter permease subunit encodes MTPFRILIVFVLLSIMGFAVVPLLSVDLNPKEKEPVLTISYGVANSSPEIVEKLATSPLEGTFSRLSELKKINSTSNYNRGYITLHFDKKSDMEMKRFEVSSMIRQVYPQLDPQVSYPSVSQSAESRTDSKTPILTYSVNGPFASFEIKKITEDILKPALTKFEEVEEVLVRGANDLQVFVTYDIQKLQSLNISKSNLESAINQAFGINYPGAVLNSKGETLFIEVDRALKELSQLEELRVKEVDGIEVRLKDVAKLTLEEAEPTSYFRINGNNSVTISIFNRDGVNKVLLASSLKESLQTASQSLPAGFDVRLERDDTEYLEEELDKIYKRSGLSILILVLFIFLINRNIKYLSILFLGIIANLSLCAMVIYFLKVDIHLYSLAGLTISFGLIVDNAIIMIDHLHKHKNRKVFLALLAASLTTIAALMIVFFLPEEDRKNLTEFSIVVSVMLGISLLIALFFTPAFYQVLFKESVKKGRKLSIPQLKKRAKYLGLYEKGIAWTASHRKVFVFLLILLFGTPIFFLPAKWDDHEWYNKTVGNTFYQEEVRPYVDKALGGALRMFVRGTYEKSSYRQPEETRLFVYARLPFGNTLEQMDFIMKEFEAYLDGVEGIDKFVTSIYSGQQASIVITFKEAYENSALPYQLKGKLSVKSTDWSGANWNIYGVGQGFYTGPGGESIPSYKVEMKGYNFDELEKQANVMSEKLLKHKRIQEVNTNERNYGEQKTDEYVLRLNQNQLALGGMNQYELISSLLDLAKPRGASAILNLEDKNYGLLVQESDSKDFSKFDLESKSLIGGESRIYKVSDYGTLTKETTTNALKKEDRQYIRILSFDYMGSAKFGNEYLEEVLDEMKQIMPIGYEAKKQSYYYSYERAKRQYSLLGFLIIGIFLICSVLFENLKQPIYIIAIIPISFIGLFLIFSLFDFYFDQGGYAAFVMLGGLAVNAGIFIINDLNNRNQGIYNRNVLKSVAGKAIPILLTVLSTCFGLIPFIMEGQNEIFWFSLAIGTIGGLAFSMVGVFWILPVFLWRKESLAAAQSGAEPPLKSEMQVKKPKRKRRWFFWKRKKG; translated from the coding sequence AAACGATTTGAAGTTTCTTCCATGATTCGACAAGTATATCCCCAGCTTGATCCTCAAGTTAGCTACCCTAGTGTTTCTCAAAGTGCAGAATCTAGGACGGATTCAAAAACTCCAATTTTAACCTACAGTGTCAACGGCCCTTTCGCTTCCTTTGAGATCAAAAAAATAACAGAGGATATCCTGAAGCCTGCTTTGACCAAATTTGAAGAGGTGGAGGAAGTTTTGGTGAGGGGAGCAAATGACTTGCAGGTCTTTGTGACATATGACATTCAAAAGCTACAATCCCTGAATATCTCCAAATCAAATTTAGAGTCTGCTATCAATCAGGCTTTTGGGATTAACTATCCTGGAGCAGTTCTCAATTCCAAAGGAGAAACCCTATTTATCGAAGTAGATCGAGCTTTAAAAGAATTGAGTCAGCTAGAAGAGTTAAGGGTAAAGGAAGTAGATGGTATAGAGGTTAGGCTAAAAGATGTAGCCAAACTTACGCTAGAGGAAGCTGAGCCAACGAGCTATTTCCGGATCAATGGGAATAACTCAGTGACGATTTCTATTTTTAATAGGGATGGGGTAAACAAAGTGCTTTTGGCCTCAAGCTTAAAAGAATCCTTGCAAACTGCTTCTCAATCTCTTCCCGCAGGTTTTGATGTACGGCTAGAGAGAGATGATACCGAGTATTTGGAAGAGGAACTGGATAAAATTTATAAGAGATCTGGGCTTTCCATATTGATTTTGGTTCTCTTCATATTCCTGATCAATAGAAATATAAAGTACCTCAGTATTTTGTTTTTGGGCATTATTGCCAATTTGAGTTTATGCGCAATGGTGATCTATTTTCTAAAAGTAGATATCCATTTGTATTCTTTAGCAGGCCTGACGATTAGTTTTGGGTTGATCGTGGATAATGCCATTATCATGATTGACCATTTGCATAAGCATAAAAACAGGAAAGTGTTTTTGGCTTTGCTTGCCGCGTCTTTAACAACCATTGCGGCTTTGATGATTGTCTTTTTCTTACCTGAAGAGGATAGAAAGAATTTGACTGAATTTTCCATCGTGGTTTCCGTGATGTTGGGAATTTCACTTTTGATTGCCTTGTTTTTCACTCCAGCTTTTTACCAAGTTTTATTTAAGGAATCTGTCAAAAAAGGTAGAAAACTCAGTATCCCTCAGCTTAAAAAAAGAGCAAAGTATTTAGGCCTTTATGAAAAAGGGATTGCTTGGACAGCTTCTCATAGAAAAGTCTTTGTGTTTTTATTGATCCTACTTTTTGGGACGCCTATATTCTTTTTACCCGCCAAATGGGATGATCATGAATGGTACAACAAAACCGTAGGTAATACATTTTATCAGGAGGAGGTTAGGCCCTATGTGGACAAGGCTTTAGGAGGCGCTCTTCGAATGTTTGTTCGTGGTACTTATGAAAAATCAAGCTATAGACAGCCAGAGGAAACTCGTTTGTTTGTCTATGCTCGCCTTCCTTTTGGGAACACCCTAGAACAGATGGATTTCATAATGAAGGAGTTTGAGGCCTATCTAGATGGCGTGGAGGGAATAGATAAATTTGTCACTTCCATTTACTCAGGACAGCAAGCTTCCATTGTTATTACTTTTAAAGAGGCCTATGAAAATAGTGCTTTGCCTTATCAGCTTAAAGGAAAGTTATCTGTTAAATCTACAGATTGGAGTGGAGCCAATTGGAATATTTATGGGGTAGGGCAGGGATTTTATACGGGGCCTGGAGGGGAGTCGATCCCTTCCTACAAGGTGGAGATGAAAGGATATAATTTTGATGAGCTCGAGAAGCAGGCTAATGTCATGTCGGAGAAATTATTGAAACATAAGAGAATTCAGGAGGTCAATACCAATGAACGAAACTATGGGGAGCAAAAAACAGATGAATATGTTCTGCGACTGAACCAAAATCAGTTGGCGTTAGGGGGTATGAACCAATACGAATTAATTAGCTCCCTTTTGGATTTGGCTAAACCACGTGGGGCTTCTGCAATTCTAAACTTGGAGGATAAAAACTATGGTTTGTTGGTTCAAGAAAGTGACTCCAAAGATTTCAGCAAGTTTGATTTAGAAAGCAAAAGTTTGATTGGTGGAGAAAGTCGTATTTACAAAGTTTCCGATTATGGAACCCTGACAAAAGAAACCACAACTAATGCCTTAAAGAAGGAAGATCGCCAATACATCAGAATTCTATCATTCGATTATATGGGATCTGCGAAGTTTGGAAATGAGTACTTGGAAGAGGTTTTGGACGAAATGAAACAAATCATGCCGATAGGGTATGAAGCCAAAAAACAGAGTTACTACTATAGTTATGAAAGAGCAAAAAGGCAATACAGCTTGTTAGGATTTTTGATTATTGGAATATTCTTGATTTGCTCCGTTTTATTCGAAAACCTGAAGCAACCTATTTATATCATTGCTATCATACCTATCAGCTTTATCGGGCTTTTCCTCATATTTTCACTCTTTGACTTCTATTTTGATCAAGGAGGATATGCGGCCTTTGTGATGTTAGGAGGCTTGGCTGTGAATGCCGGAATTTTCATCATCAATGATTTAAATAATAGAAATCAGGGAATTTATAATAGGAATGTTCTGAAGTCAGTCGCTGGAAAAGCAATTCCAATTTTATTGACTGTGCTATCTACTTGTTTTGGATTGATTCCATTCATCATGGAGGGACAAAATGAAATTTTTTGGTTCTCATTGGCGATAGGAACGATTGGGGGGCTGGCATTCAGTATGGTAGGTGTTTTTTGGATACTTCCAGTCTTTTTATGGAGAAAAGAGTCTCTTGCAGCGGCACAATCAGGAGCGGAACCTCCTCTCAAATCAGAGATGCAAGTGAAGAAGCCCAAGCGCAAGAGAAGATGGTTTTTCTGGAAAAGGAAAAAAGGATAA